The following are encoded in a window of Verrucomicrobiia bacterium genomic DNA:
- a CDS encoding lamin tail domain-containing protein, with translation MVQAAHHGAASNFGRDEQPGGASSALAVRRELVDVMRSLVLMAAVLCAAVLPVRGDATLVFNEVMYHPLTNEAAMEWVELYNQLAVDLDVSGWRLEGEIDYVFPAGTRVAGRGFVVVAIQPAAFTAATGLTNVLGPFNRRLSNAGGTLLLKNNNGRIMDRLDYGTTGEWPVAADGAGPSLAKIDEELASRDPANWRASLSVGGSPGMANTPRLTITTQSRTLVPVDAVWRYEESGTDRGAAWRNPEYDDSSWPQGAALLAREDCNCLPEPIRTPLTVGANKLTYYFRTTFVYTGEVSRATLALRHVVDDGVVVYLNGVEVWRLGVNDPVTSTTLASRTVNDAAYEGPFGISAASLRPGTNILAAEVHQVNSTSSDVVFGLQLEEVTYVTNAPGGVLAPDLTVALNELPAVTNQQFWVELYNYGRGPVALDGCVLARFGTHYAEYVLPARTLEPGERWVLQRATVGFGADDGDRVVFYAPGKGRVYDAVVAKNHPQARHPEGTGSWLVPRQTTPGTTNEVWLRRDVVINEIMYHHQPYPAVGDLPPEENPEEWLELYNRGTNPVDLTGWRLEGAVRYDFPEGKLLAPGAYLVVARDAIALRATFPGVDILGNYSGRLSSEDLPLRLLDAQGNPAAVVRFYSWGRWPKYADGGGSSLELRNPFSDPASAEAWAASEEGSKGGWRTYTYRMTAQASTTANPDSVWREFILGLQAAGECLVDDIRVIQSPTNNPVEMIANGNFENGLAGWRVLGTHMFSRVIEDPDQPGNRVLYVVASGPQEHMHNHIATTLKDGLSVTDGREYEISYRAKWLGGSRLLNTRLWFNRVARTTELEAPQRNGTPGARNSRYEANPGPTFAGLAHEPVVPPVGAPVTVRVRASDPQGVSQCQVYWSVNSGAWSNAPMSLSAEGDYQGVIPGYSSGAVVQFYVRAVDGLGAAATFPAEGPQGGALYKVNDGQATAFPGHTFRIITTPALAAWLHQATNVMSNHNWPCTVIYNERVAYYNVGLRLKSSMNGRPFSNRVGFHLAFQPDQKFRGVHPTMGLDRRPGDSSPVNEEIVVRHLALVAGGIPTMHLDVARVLSPRGTENGPALLTPSYEDEFIATAFQEGERGMLFEMEGVYYSTSATSDGYKLPQPNATQYVDLTDHGNDKENYRYYYLRKNQRASDDYRPIMALGKAFSLSGTALENQTRQLMDLPEWLRAYALITLCGVNDTYTFWLNHNVMIYFRPEDHKAVYLMWDNDFTFTRSATDVIVGGQNLGRIINLPANLRQLYAHLQDLMDTYYNTNYLAYWLAHYGPFSSATYTHRASYIQQRSDYVRSVIAGAGGNSVFSVVSTNVSVAGSNVVTLTGTAPVTVQNILVNGVAWPVTWNSVSSWTLRLPVSAATNRLQITATDLRGRVLSNAAATVQAVVNVTPDSPAGNVIFTEIMAQPLQPGAEYVELFNRSVTTSFDMSGWRINGLDYTFPPGSYLAPRSYLVLVKNRWAYLAAYGLQAPLFDEYPGNLQAGGETLTLLMPGAEGGAEVVVDRVRYEGDLPWPAAAVSGTGSAYQLIDVNQDNARAGNWTAQYVPPVYEPGVYQPARTNSGWRQVVLTGSIGVGVGGGAQRLLIYLGETNGASAIIDDICLVEGTNAAVGFNYVRNGDFELPLVENPVLTNSWLIPTNYTNTAIVSSPVRSGQGALRLECTTFGNSYGRVISQNLSPAPAPNTICTLSFWFWSTNSATNLVVRIQNSAALTTGGAGTNILPVITPEVNLPPRLVSPAVTYRTPGTANQFAATLPAFPPLWLNEVAPMGTAGCRDAAGEEEPWVEIYNAGSQTVSLQGLYLSSNYSNLTQWAFPSGASLGPGQYLVVFCDGQPAQSTAQEWHANFRLSPAGGGVALSRLHNGQPQVLDYVNYRALPDNRSYGSYPDGQPFARQQFIYPTPAAPNDPRRLPLVVFINEWMASNQRTLQDPVDGDYEDWFELYNPGTQAVDLADCYLTDTLTNRFKYRITTNGAHLIPPQGYLLVWADEETAQNTDAQGRPRADLHVNFKLSAAGEAIGLYAADGTAIDTVEFGVQTNDVSMGRLPDGGPELVFMPGSASPRGPNWVRGGNLAPVVVPVANRTVFVGQTLGMLLSASDPDGPTQTLRFSLEPGAPSGAQVTADGYFSWLPTLEGLYVIAVRVTDNGQPPLSATTSFLVEVLPRPVLGKVGLQNGCLDISWPSRPGLVYVLDYKERLDAPAWTPFLTNRAGGETLRVTNITVLGPQGYFRLRTSAGE, from the coding sequence GGATTTGGATGTGTCTGGGTGGCGGTTGGAGGGGGAGATTGATTACGTATTTCCCGCGGGCACGCGGGTAGCTGGCAGGGGGTTCGTCGTAGTGGCCATCCAGCCGGCGGCCTTCACTGCGGCCACGGGGCTGACCAATGTTCTGGGGCCTTTCAACCGGCGGCTTTCCAATGCAGGGGGGACGTTGCTCTTGAAGAACAACAATGGACGGATCATGGACCGGCTGGACTACGGCACCACTGGGGAATGGCCGGTGGCGGCCGATGGGGCGGGGCCGTCGCTGGCCAAGATAGATGAGGAGCTGGCCAGCAGAGACCCGGCCAACTGGCGAGCGAGCCTTTCGGTGGGTGGTTCTCCCGGGATGGCGAACACGCCGCGCCTGACGATTACCACGCAAAGCCGGACACTGGTGCCGGTGGACGCCGTGTGGCGTTATGAGGAATCTGGAACGGACCGGGGCGCGGCCTGGCGCAATCCGGAGTACGATGACAGCAGTTGGCCGCAGGGCGCGGCGTTGCTGGCGCGGGAGGATTGCAACTGCCTGCCGGAGCCGATTCGCACACCCTTAACCGTTGGGGCAAACAAGCTCACGTATTATTTCCGCACCACCTTTGTTTATACGGGGGAGGTGAGCCGGGCCACGCTGGCCTTACGGCACGTGGTGGATGACGGGGTGGTGGTTTATCTCAATGGCGTGGAGGTCTGGCGGTTGGGGGTGAATGATCCGGTGACGTCCACCACCCTGGCCAGCCGGACAGTGAATGACGCGGCCTACGAGGGGCCGTTTGGCATATCTGCCGCCAGCCTGCGCCCCGGCACCAACATTTTGGCGGCTGAGGTGCATCAGGTGAACAGCACCAGTTCAGATGTGGTATTTGGCCTGCAGTTGGAGGAGGTGACTTATGTCACCAACGCCCCCGGCGGGGTGCTGGCGCCGGATTTGACGGTGGCGTTGAACGAGCTGCCCGCTGTGACCAATCAGCAATTTTGGGTGGAATTGTACAATTACGGCCGCGGGCCGGTGGCGCTGGACGGCTGTGTGCTGGCAAGGTTTGGCACGCATTACGCGGAATATGTGCTGCCGGCGCGGACGTTGGAGCCGGGGGAACGCTGGGTGTTACAACGGGCCACTGTGGGTTTTGGGGCGGACGACGGCGATCGGGTGGTGTTCTACGCACCCGGCAAGGGGCGCGTTTATGATGCCGTGGTGGCGAAGAATCATCCTCAGGCGCGTCATCCCGAAGGCACCGGATCCTGGCTGGTCCCCCGGCAAACTACCCCTGGCACGACAAATGAGGTTTGGCTGCGACGGGACGTGGTCATCAATGAGATCATGTATCATCACCAGCCTTATCCTGCTGTGGGGGACTTGCCGCCCGAGGAGAATCCCGAAGAATGGTTGGAATTGTATAATCGCGGAACCAATCCGGTGGATTTGACCGGCTGGCGTTTGGAGGGGGCGGTGCGCTATGACTTTCCCGAGGGCAAACTGCTGGCGCCAGGGGCGTATCTGGTGGTGGCCAGGGATGCCATCGCTTTGCGGGCCACATTTCCCGGCGTGGACATCCTGGGCAATTACAGCGGCCGCTTGTCTTCGGAGGATCTGCCGTTGCGGCTGTTGGATGCGCAGGGCAACCCGGCAGCGGTGGTGCGCTTTTACTCGTGGGGACGCTGGCCTAAATATGCGGATGGGGGCGGTTCCAGCCTTGAGTTGCGGAATCCTTTTTCCGATCCCGCCAGTGCCGAAGCTTGGGCGGCGAGCGAGGAAGGCAGCAAGGGGGGGTGGCGCACTTATACCTATCGGATGACGGCTCAGGCCAGCACCACGGCCAATCCAGACAGTGTATGGCGCGAGTTTATCCTGGGTTTGCAGGCGGCGGGGGAATGTTTGGTGGATGACATCCGGGTGATCCAGTCGCCCACCAATAATCCGGTGGAGATGATTGCCAATGGGAATTTTGAGAACGGCCTGGCGGGCTGGCGGGTATTGGGCACCCACATGTTCAGCCGCGTGATCGAAGATCCGGACCAGCCCGGCAACCGGGTGTTGTATGTGGTGGCCAGCGGGCCACAGGAGCACATGCATAATCACATTGCGACCACGTTGAAGGACGGCTTGAGTGTGACGGACGGCCGGGAGTATGAAATCAGTTATCGGGCCAAATGGTTGGGCGGCAGCCGTTTGCTGAATACGCGGCTGTGGTTCAACCGCGTAGCGCGCACGACGGAACTGGAGGCGCCACAGCGCAACGGCACGCCGGGGGCGCGCAATTCCCGTTACGAGGCGAATCCCGGGCCTACGTTCGCCGGTTTGGCGCATGAACCGGTGGTGCCGCCGGTGGGGGCGCCGGTGACGGTGCGCGTGCGGGCCAGCGATCCCCAGGGCGTGAGCCAGTGCCAGGTGTATTGGTCGGTCAACAGCGGTGCCTGGTCCAACGCGCCCATGAGCTTGAGTGCTGAGGGGGATTATCAGGGCGTCATCCCGGGCTACTCCTCCGGAGCCGTGGTGCAGTTCTACGTGCGGGCGGTGGATGGTCTGGGCGCGGCGGCGACCTTCCCGGCGGAGGGGCCACAGGGGGGCGCCCTGTACAAGGTCAATGACGGGCAGGCAACGGCCTTTCCGGGACATACTTTCCGCATTATTACCACGCCGGCGCTGGCCGCCTGGCTGCATCAGGCGACCAACGTCATGAGCAATCACAACTGGCCGTGCACCGTGATCTACAATGAGCGGGTGGCGTATTACAACGTGGGGCTGCGCTTGAAAAGCAGCATGAACGGCCGGCCTTTCAGCAACCGGGTCGGGTTTCATCTGGCATTTCAACCGGATCAGAAATTCCGTGGGGTTCACCCCACCATGGGATTGGATCGCCGGCCGGGCGACAGTTCGCCGGTGAATGAGGAGATCGTGGTGCGGCATCTCGCCCTGGTGGCCGGCGGCATTCCCACCATGCACTTGGACGTGGCGCGGGTGCTTTCGCCCCGCGGGACTGAGAATGGCCCCGCGCTGCTCACCCCCAGTTATGAGGATGAGTTTATCGCCACCGCTTTTCAAGAGGGGGAGCGGGGCATGTTGTTTGAGATGGAGGGGGTTTATTATTCCACCAGCGCGACCTCGGACGGTTACAAACTACCCCAGCCGAATGCGACGCAGTATGTGGATCTCACCGATCACGGCAATGACAAGGAGAACTACCGCTATTATTACCTTCGCAAAAATCAGCGGGCAAGCGATGACTACCGTCCCATCATGGCGTTGGGCAAAGCCTTCAGTCTGAGCGGGACGGCCCTGGAGAACCAAACGCGGCAACTGATGGATTTGCCGGAATGGCTGCGAGCGTATGCGTTGATCACCTTGTGTGGCGTGAATGACACCTACACGTTCTGGTTGAATCACAACGTGATGATTTATTTCCGCCCCGAGGATCACAAGGCGGTTTATTTGATGTGGGACAACGACTTCACTTTCACGCGCTCGGCCACGGATGTGATTGTGGGGGGGCAGAATCTGGGGCGAATCATCAACCTGCCCGCGAACTTGCGCCAGCTTTACGCGCATTTGCAGGACCTCATGGATACCTATTACAACACCAATTACCTCGCCTACTGGCTGGCGCATTACGGGCCGTTCTCCAGCGCCACCTACACCCACCGCGCCAGTTACATCCAGCAGCGCAGCGACTATGTGCGCAGTGTGATTGCCGGCGCGGGCGGCAACAGCGTGTTCAGCGTGGTGTCCACCAACGTGAGTGTGGCCGGCAGCAACGTGGTCACCCTGACGGGGACCGCCCCGGTGACGGTGCAAAACATCCTCGTCAATGGCGTGGCCTGGCCGGTGACGTGGAACAGTGTGTCCAGTTGGACTTTGCGCCTGCCCGTGTCGGCGGCCACCAACCGGCTGCAAATAACGGCCACAGACTTGCGGGGCCGGGTGCTCAGCAATGCTGCCGCGACGGTGCAGGCCGTGGTGAATGTCACGCCCGATTCGCCGGCGGGCAACGTCATTTTTACGGAAATCATGGCGCAGCCGCTGCAACCGGGGGCGGAATATGTGGAGTTGTTCAACCGGTCGGTCACCACCTCCTTTGATATGTCGGGCTGGCGTATCAACGGGCTGGACTATACCTTCCCGCCGGGCAGTTATCTGGCTCCGCGCAGTTATCTGGTGCTGGTGAAGAATCGCTGGGCTTATTTGGCGGCTTATGGCCTTCAGGCGCCGTTGTTTGATGAATATCCCGGCAACTTGCAAGCCGGGGGCGAAACCTTGACGCTCTTGATGCCGGGGGCGGAAGGGGGCGCCGAGGTGGTGGTGGACCGGGTCCGGTACGAGGGCGACCTGCCATGGCCCGCGGCGGCGGTCAGCGGCACCGGCTCCGCTTATCAGTTGATTGATGTCAATCAGGACAATGCGCGGGCGGGTAATTGGACGGCGCAATATGTTCCGCCGGTTTATGAGCCCGGGGTGTATCAGCCGGCCCGGACCAATAGCGGGTGGCGGCAGGTGGTGTTGACGGGAAGTATTGGAGTGGGGGTGGGCGGCGGTGCGCAACGGCTGTTGATCTACCTGGGCGAGACCAACGGCGCCAGCGCGATTATTGATGATATTTGCCTGGTGGAGGGGACGAATGCAGCGGTGGGGTTTAATTATGTCCGCAATGGCGATTTTGAGCTGCCCTTGGTGGAGAATCCCGTGCTTACCAATAGCTGGTTGATCCCCACCAATTACACCAACACCGCCATCGTCTCCTCTCCGGTGCGTTCTGGTCAGGGCGCGCTGCGGCTGGAATGCACGACGTTTGGCAACAGTTATGGGCGGGTCATTTCGCAGAATCTGTCCCCGGCGCCGGCGCCCAATACGATTTGCACGCTCAGTTTCTGGTTTTGGTCCACAAATTCCGCCACCAATTTGGTGGTGCGCATCCAGAACAGCGCGGCTTTGACCACCGGCGGCGCGGGCACCAATATTTTGCCCGTCATCACTCCCGAGGTCAACCTCCCGCCCCGGCTGGTGAGTCCGGCGGTGACCTATCGCACTCCCGGCACCGCCAATCAGTTTGCCGCCACGTTGCCCGCTTTTCCTCCGTTGTGGCTCAATGAGGTGGCGCCAATGGGCACAGCGGGCTGCCGCGATGCGGCGGGGGAGGAGGAGCCGTGGGTCGAAATCTACAACGCCGGCTCCCAAACCGTGTCCCTGCAAGGGTTGTACCTTTCAAGCAATTACTCGAATCTGACACAATGGGCTTTTCCATCGGGCGCGAGCCTTGGGCCGGGCCAATACTTGGTGGTGTTTTGCGATGGGCAGCCCGCGCAATCCACCGCCCAGGAATGGCATGCGAATTTCCGGCTGTCGCCGGCCGGCGGCGGGGTGGCGCTTTCGCGGCTGCACAATGGCCAGCCGCAGGTGCTGGATTATGTCAATTATCGCGCTTTGCCGGACAACCGCAGTTATGGGTCCTATCCGGATGGCCAGCCGTTTGCGCGGCAGCAGTTCATTTATCCCACGCCTGCCGCCCCCAATGACCCGCGCCGTCTGCCGCTGGTGGTGTTCATCAATGAATGGATGGCCAGCAACCAGCGCACGCTGCAAGATCCGGTGGATGGCGATTATGAGGACTGGTTTGAGCTGTATAACCCGGGCACGCAGGCGGTGGATTTGGCGGATTGTTATTTGACCGACACGTTAACCAACCGCTTTAAGTACCGCATTACCACCAATGGCGCGCACCTCATCCCCCCGCAGGGATACTTGTTGGTCTGGGCGGATGAAGAGACAGCCCAGAATACGGATGCACAGGGGCGACCACGGGCTGATCTGCACGTGAATTTCAAACTGTCCGCCGCCGGGGAGGCCATTGGTCTTTATGCCGCAGATGGGACGGCGATTGACACCGTTGAATTTGGCGTTCAGACCAACGATGTCAGCATGGGCCGGCTGCCGGATGGCGGTCCGGAGCTGGTGTTTATGCCCGGCTCGGCTTCGCCCCGTGGGCCCAACTGGGTGCGGGGCGGCAATCTGGCTCCCGTGGTGGTGCCGGTGGCCAACCGGACGGTGTTTGTGGGGCAAACGCTGGGAATGCTCCTGAGTGCCAGCGATCCCGATGGTCCCACGCAAACCTTGCGGTTCAGCCTGGAGCCGGGAGCTCCGTCGGGAGCTCAGGTCACTGCCGATGGTTACTTTTCCTGGCTGCCGACATTGGAGGGGCTGTACGTGATTGCTGTGCGCGTAACCGACAATGGGCAGCCTCCCCTGAGCGCCACAACCTCCTTTTTGGTGGAAGTTTTGCCGCGGCCTGTCCTGGGAAAGGTGGGGCTGCAAAACGGTTGTCTGGACATTTCCTGGCCGAGCCGGCCGGGGCTTGTTTACGTCCTCGATTACAAAGAACGCTTGGATGCTCCGGCGTGGACGCCTTTTCTAACAAATCGCGCAGGGGGCGAGACGTTGCGAGTGACCAACATCACGGTTTTGGGGCCGCAGGGGTATTTTCGGCTGCGAACCTCCGCGGGAGAGTGA